In Candidatus Polarisedimenticolaceae bacterium, a genomic segment contains:
- a CDS encoding serine/threonine-protein kinase, which produces MNDDPRDDEATRTPGELASEAAARSLPAAIGQYKVLRLIAEGGMGAVYEAEQERPHRRVALKVIKAAWADSDLLRRFGQESTALGRLQHPGIAQIYESGTAETSFGAQPFFAMELIHGRPLTEYADARGLGLRERLTLVIQVCDAVEHAHRRGIIHRDLKPANILVDEHGQPKVLDFGLARVTDSDAQATRQTDMGQVLGTLQYMSPEQVRGDLLEVDTRTDVYSLGVILYELLAKKRPYEIGRTLPDAVQTILRTEAPSLGSVSRAYRGDVDTIVRKALEKDKERRYTSAASLSADLHRYLEDQPIVARPPSTGYQLKKFGLRHKALVAGTAAVFLALSVGMVAATWEAVRARRESARAKAMNGFMEQMLSAADPESQGDKDVTVAQVLTLASEKADKTLQQQPEVEADARMLLGATFHSLGKLDESLKELRRAVALHDAGAGAGTDAHVQALRGLAWALDDNGDLEESAKTYERAGTVLAALGPSHAKDLAMNYSSTGRVRTELSQYEEAGKCLDNAQAILDRLPGDHTAERADIQANRAILIKNWKGDLAEAERLSTAAAALYREHGDRILLATQLNDLAVIKMQREHYDEANAVYEEALAIERAEHGEQHQATARVLENMAAVAYKKGDLEKSLTLLNQVLSIREKIFGADSFAAARTRFNVGAVALANKEYQRALELTDGAIPAFRKGAGDKSTEVAVALSQRGSCLKGLGDPTGAMKEYQASLAIYDAGRAPTDGGRMQTLVLITRLQCQERDRRAASATAATAKSALKGDNPDEAVWIKRFDEEMAKCGD; this is translated from the coding sequence ATGAACGACGACCCGCGAGACGACGAGGCGACCCGCACCCCGGGCGAGCTGGCCTCCGAAGCCGCCGCCCGGTCCTTGCCGGCGGCGATCGGTCAGTACAAGGTTCTGCGTCTCATCGCGGAAGGCGGGATGGGCGCCGTCTACGAGGCCGAGCAGGAGCGGCCCCACCGCAGGGTCGCGCTGAAGGTCATCAAGGCGGCATGGGCCGATAGCGATCTTCTTCGGCGCTTCGGACAAGAGTCGACCGCGCTCGGCCGTCTCCAGCATCCCGGCATCGCTCAGATCTACGAATCCGGGACCGCGGAGACCAGCTTCGGCGCGCAGCCGTTCTTCGCGATGGAGCTGATCCACGGCCGCCCGTTGACCGAGTATGCCGATGCGCGCGGCCTGGGATTGCGCGAGCGGCTGACGCTCGTGATCCAGGTCTGCGACGCGGTCGAGCACGCGCATCGAAGGGGCATCATCCATCGCGACCTCAAGCCGGCCAACATCCTCGTCGACGAGCACGGGCAGCCGAAGGTCCTCGACTTCGGCCTGGCGCGTGTCACCGACAGCGATGCGCAGGCGACGCGCCAGACGGACATGGGACAGGTGCTGGGCACGCTTCAATACATGAGCCCCGAGCAGGTTCGCGGCGATCTTCTCGAAGTCGACACGCGCACGGACGTCTACTCGCTCGGCGTCATCCTCTACGAGCTGCTCGCCAAGAAGCGGCCGTACGAGATCGGACGGACGCTCCCCGATGCGGTCCAGACGATCCTGCGAACGGAGGCTCCTTCGCTCGGCTCCGTCAGTCGCGCGTATCGCGGAGACGTCGACACCATCGTCCGCAAGGCGCTCGAGAAGGACAAGGAGCGCCGCTACACCTCGGCCGCGAGCCTGTCGGCCGACCTTCACCGCTACTTGGAGGATCAGCCGATCGTGGCTCGGCCGCCGAGCACCGGCTACCAGCTCAAGAAGTTCGGCTTGAGGCACAAAGCGCTCGTGGCGGGGACCGCGGCGGTCTTCCTGGCTCTCTCGGTGGGAATGGTCGCGGCCACGTGGGAGGCGGTCCGGGCGCGGCGAGAGAGCGCCCGCGCCAAGGCCATGAACGGCTTCATGGAGCAGATGCTCAGCGCCGCCGACCCCGAATCGCAGGGCGACAAGGACGTGACGGTCGCCCAGGTGCTGACCCTCGCCTCCGAGAAGGCCGACAAGACGCTGCAGCAGCAGCCGGAGGTGGAAGCGGACGCGCGCATGCTCCTCGGAGCGACCTTCCACTCCCTCGGCAAGCTCGATGAATCGCTGAAGGAGCTGCGGCGCGCCGTCGCGCTGCACGATGCCGGCGCGGGAGCCGGGACCGATGCCCACGTCCAGGCCCTACGCGGGCTGGCCTGGGCGCTCGACGACAACGGCGACCTCGAGGAATCCGCGAAGACGTACGAGCGCGCGGGGACGGTCCTGGCGGCGCTCGGTCCATCGCACGCGAAAGATCTGGCGATGAACTACAGCTCGACGGGACGCGTCAGAACCGAGCTCTCGCAATACGAGGAGGCGGGGAAGTGTCTCGACAACGCGCAAGCGATCCTCGATCGGCTCCCCGGCGACCACACGGCCGAGCGTGCCGACATCCAGGCCAACCGGGCCATCTTGATCAAGAATTGGAAAGGCGATCTCGCCGAGGCCGAGCGCCTGTCCACCGCCGCGGCGGCGCTCTACCGCGAGCACGGTGACCGCATCCTGCTCGCCACCCAGCTCAACGACCTCGCCGTCATCAAGATGCAGCGCGAGCACTACGACGAAGCCAACGCCGTCTACGAAGAAGCGCTCGCGATCGAGCGAGCCGAACACGGCGAGCAGCACCAGGCCACGGCGCGCGTTCTCGAGAACATGGCCGCCGTCGCCTACAAGAAGGGCGACCTCGAGAAGTCGCTCACGCTCTTGAACCAGGTGCTGTCGATCCGCGAGAAGATCTTCGGCGCCGACAGCTTCGCGGCCGCCCGCACCCGCTTCAACGTCGGCGCGGTCGCTCTGGCGAACAAGGAGTACCAGCGCGCTCTCGAGCTGACCGACGGGGCGATCCCGGCGTTCCGCAAAGGCGCCGGGGACAAGAGCACGGAGGTCGCGGTCGCTCTCTCGCAACGCGGCAGCTGCCTCAAGGGGCTCGGCGATCCGACCGGCGCGATGAAGGAGTACCAGGCGTCGCTGGCGATCTACGATGCGGGCAGAGCGCCCACCGACGGAGGACGAATGCAGACGCTCGTCCTGATCACGAGGCTCCAGTGCCAGGAGCGGGACCGGCGCGCCGCGAGCGCCACGGCCGCCACGGCAAAAAGCGCCTTGAAGGGCGACAACCCCGACGAGGCGGTCTGGATCAAGAGGTTCGACGAGGAGATGGCGAAGTGCGGGGACTGA
- a CDS encoding polysaccharide deacetylase family protein, translating into MSRAELPAYYTRLAEFRSLFSTGTPILTYHKLGPRPPRVRRKGLYLSTFLFDRQLGELRRAGFASGSLDALPGAVVSARPSVVVTFDDGCASVLDHGLEPLERFGFRAIQFLVAGLLGGTNAWDAERGEVEERLMDQAQVRTWVAAGHSIGAHSMTHPDLTRISPVRAREEIVASKKRLEDLFAVSIDHFCYPFGSWNSQVAEMVLEAGYRTACTTEFGVNTADTPSLALRRITARYRSRSLRSFLRTVLGARA; encoded by the coding sequence GTGAGCCGAGCCGAGCTGCCGGCCTACTACACACGCCTCGCGGAGTTCCGGTCCCTGTTTTCGACTGGCACGCCGATCCTCACGTACCACAAGCTCGGACCGCGGCCGCCCCGCGTTCGACGCAAGGGACTCTACCTGTCGACCTTCCTCTTCGACCGCCAGCTCGGCGAATTGCGCCGCGCCGGGTTCGCCTCGGGGAGCCTCGATGCGCTGCCCGGCGCCGTGGTGAGTGCGAGGCCGAGCGTGGTCGTGACGTTCGACGACGGGTGCGCGAGCGTGCTCGACCACGGACTCGAGCCTCTCGAGAGGTTCGGATTCCGTGCGATCCAGTTCCTCGTCGCCGGCCTGCTGGGGGGGACTAACGCGTGGGACGCGGAGCGCGGAGAGGTGGAGGAGCGGCTCATGGACCAAGCGCAGGTCCGCACGTGGGTTGCCGCGGGACATTCCATCGGCGCGCACTCGATGACGCACCCGGATCTCACTCGCATCTCTCCCGTCCGCGCCCGCGAGGAGATCGTCGCGAGCAAGAAGCGTCTCGAAGATCTGTTCGCGGTCTCGATCGATCACTTCTGTTACCCCTTCGGCTCCTGGAACAGCCAAGTGGCGGAAATGGTCCTGGAGGCGGGCTATCGAACCGCCTGCACAACGGAATTCGGCGTCAACACCGCCGATACCCCTTCGCTGGCTCTCCGTCGCATCACCGCCCGCTACCGCTCTCGGTCGCTGCGGTCGTTCCTTCGCACCGTTCTTGGGGCGCGAGCGTAA
- a CDS encoding serine hydrolase → MDPTGAAARIVWPRGVAPVMALALMSLARAPLASAAADPIAARIDAELSAAYPPGGAGAAAIVVRDGKTILRKGYGMANVELGVPNAPDTVFRIGSMTKQFTAVAVLMLVQEGKIAFDDPLKKFLPNYPAGGEKITIENLLTHTSGVRSYTEMPDFESGMRNDYTVPEMIDRFAKEPLDFPPGSQWHYDNSGYFLLGAVIEKASGMAWGAFLQQRILDPLKMKSTYIGSNDQVIPHRASGYSHDENGKLVNAPFLSMTQPYAAGALCSTVDDLARWDEALYAGKLVRPELLARAWTAHRLPSGASTGYGYGWEIGSWDGHRVIEHDGGINGFSSDGIRLPDDRLFVAVLSNDEDHQPGSDTVAERIVTEALGKPYDARPRIAVSEGKLREYVGIYRIDADSTRSVTYDAGKLYTQRSGGRKAEAIPTAPDQFFYAETLNTLSFDRDGAGKVVGMTMSSFGHEPEKAVLERGGTR, encoded by the coding sequence ATGGATCCTACCGGAGCCGCAGCTCGAATCGTTTGGCCGCGCGGCGTCGCCCCGGTCATGGCGCTTGCGCTGATGTCCCTCGCCCGCGCGCCGCTCGCCTCCGCTGCCGCCGATCCGATTGCGGCCAGGATCGACGCCGAGCTCTCGGCCGCGTATCCGCCCGGCGGAGCGGGCGCCGCGGCGATCGTCGTACGCGACGGAAAGACGATCCTGCGCAAGGGTTACGGCATGGCGAACGTCGAGCTCGGAGTGCCGAACGCTCCGGATACCGTCTTCCGCATCGGCTCCATGACGAAGCAGTTCACCGCGGTAGCGGTGCTCATGCTCGTCCAGGAGGGGAAGATCGCATTCGACGATCCGCTGAAGAAGTTCCTGCCGAACTATCCGGCCGGCGGCGAGAAGATCACCATCGAGAATCTTCTCACGCACACCTCCGGCGTCCGTAGCTACACCGAGATGCCCGACTTCGAGTCCGGCATGCGCAACGACTACACCGTCCCCGAGATGATCGATCGCTTCGCGAAGGAGCCTCTCGACTTTCCGCCCGGCTCCCAGTGGCACTACGACAACTCCGGTTACTTCCTTCTCGGTGCGGTCATCGAAAAGGCGAGCGGGATGGCGTGGGGCGCGTTCCTTCAGCAGCGCATCCTCGATCCCCTGAAAATGAAGTCGACCTACATCGGAAGCAACGATCAGGTCATTCCGCATCGCGCTTCCGGGTATTCGCACGACGAGAACGGCAAGCTCGTGAACGCGCCGTTTCTCAGCATGACGCAGCCGTACGCCGCGGGAGCCCTGTGTTCCACGGTCGACGATCTCGCCCGATGGGACGAGGCGCTCTATGCCGGCAAGCTGGTCCGGCCGGAGCTTCTCGCCCGCGCGTGGACGGCGCACCGGCTGCCGAGCGGCGCCTCGACGGGCTATGGCTACGGATGGGAAATCGGTTCGTGGGATGGACATCGCGTGATCGAGCACGACGGCGGGATCAACGGTTTCAGCAGCGACGGCATCAGGCTGCCCGACGATCGTCTTTTCGTCGCGGTGCTCAGCAACGACGAGGACCATCAGCCGGGTTCCGACACGGTCGCCGAACGGATCGTCACCGAGGCGCTGGGCAAGCCGTACGACGCTCGGCCTCGCATCGCCGTCTCCGAAGGCAAGCTGCGCGAATACGTCGGCATCTACAGGATCGACGCCGACTCGACCCGCAGCGTCACGTACGATGCCGGCAAGCTCTACACGCAACGGTCGGGCGGCCGGAAGGCCGAGGCGATTCCCACGGCGCCCGACCAGTTCTTCTATGCCGAGACCCTGAACACCCTGAGCTTCGATCGCGACGGCGCCGGCAAGGTCGTTGGGATGACGATGTCCTCGTTTGGACACGAGCCGGAGAAGGCGGTTCTCGAGCGTGGGGGGACGAGATGA
- a CDS encoding peptide ligase PGM1-related protein encodes MQINDEAETQERFEKLQRKLVPLWRSIRAMGEDEQTIVVVPSMTVDKVFPGAVQQAYEERFLFLLFLLRQPRARMVYVTSLAIAPAVIDYYLGLLPGVIASHARRRLFLVSPLDPSSRPLSLKLLGRPELLERIRGLIPDPDRAHLVPFNTTAYERDVAVALGIPMYGCDPKHFHLGTKSGCRRIFAELGVDHPLGAEGLTTEDDLAGAIAEMRARKPSIAQVIVKLNEGVSGEGNAIVDLSDLAGGGSGTAIRSRIRGMRFDTPSMTHDGYMAKLRAVGGVAEERIAGDDFRSPSAQLRISPLGEVERLSTHDQILGGPSGQLYMGCRFPADPAYAAAIMRDAARVGSRLAEEGVIGRFALDFVAVREPAGDWKVYAIEINLRKGGTTHPYLTLQFLTDGVYDPEAGRFLAPSGREKFFVASDDVESPAYRRLTPDDLFDIAVCRRLHFEPTRQTGVVFHMMSALGECGRVGLTAVADTIADADVLFKHTVAALDVEAARRA; translated from the coding sequence TTGCAGATAAACGACGAAGCCGAGACGCAGGAGCGGTTCGAAAAGCTTCAGCGCAAGCTCGTCCCCCTCTGGCGGTCCATCCGCGCCATGGGAGAGGACGAGCAGACGATCGTGGTCGTCCCTTCGATGACCGTCGACAAGGTCTTCCCTGGTGCCGTTCAGCAGGCCTATGAGGAGCGCTTTCTCTTCCTTCTCTTCCTCCTGCGCCAACCGCGCGCACGCATGGTCTACGTGACGTCGCTCGCCATCGCACCCGCGGTGATCGACTACTACCTGGGGCTCCTCCCGGGTGTCATCGCGAGCCACGCGCGACGACGGCTGTTCCTGGTGTCCCCGCTCGATCCGTCCTCGAGGCCCCTGAGCCTGAAGCTGCTGGGTCGCCCCGAGCTGCTCGAGCGGATCCGTGGGCTGATTCCCGACCCGGATCGCGCGCACCTCGTTCCGTTCAATACCACGGCGTACGAGCGCGACGTTGCCGTCGCTTTGGGTATCCCGATGTACGGCTGCGATCCCAAGCACTTCCACCTGGGAACGAAGTCGGGGTGCAGGCGAATCTTCGCCGAGCTCGGGGTCGATCATCCTCTCGGCGCCGAGGGGCTCACGACCGAGGACGACCTCGCCGGTGCGATCGCGGAGATGCGCGCGCGCAAACCGTCCATCGCGCAGGTGATCGTCAAGCTGAACGAAGGCGTCTCGGGGGAAGGCAACGCCATCGTCGATCTGTCCGATCTCGCCGGCGGGGGCAGCGGGACGGCAATCCGCTCGAGGATCCGCGGCATGCGCTTCGACACGCCTTCCATGACGCACGACGGCTACATGGCGAAGCTAAGGGCGGTCGGGGGCGTTGCCGAAGAGCGCATCGCCGGGGACGACTTTCGCAGCCCGAGCGCGCAGCTACGCATATCACCGCTCGGGGAGGTCGAGCGGCTCTCGACGCACGACCAGATTCTGGGCGGCCCGTCGGGCCAGCTCTACATGGGCTGCAGGTTTCCGGCAGATCCCGCGTACGCCGCCGCGATCATGCGCGACGCAGCGCGCGTCGGCTCGCGCCTCGCCGAGGAAGGGGTGATCGGCCGCTTCGCCCTCGACTTCGTCGCGGTGCGCGAGCCGGCCGGAGATTGGAAGGTGTATGCGATCGAGATCAACCTACGCAAAGGGGGTACGACGCACCCGTATCTGACGCTGCAGTTCCTGACCGACGGCGTCTACGACCCCGAGGCGGGGCGTTTCCTGGCCCCGTCCGGCCGTGAGAAGTTCTTCGTCGCAAGCGACGACGTGGAGTCGCCGGCCTACCGCCGGCTCACGCCGGATGATCTGTTCGACATCGCGGTGTGCCGCCGGCTGCACTTCGAGCCGACGCGACAGACCGGAGTCGTCTTTCACATGATGAGCGCTCTTGGCGAGTGCGGCCGCGTCGGCCTGACCGCGGTGGCCGACACGATCGCCGACGCCGATGTCCTGTTCAAGCACACGGTCGCGGCGCTCGACGTGGAGGCCGCGCGTCGCGCGTAG
- a CDS encoding cobalamin-binding protein, whose translation MSGFPERIVCLTEETTETLYRLGQGDRIVGVSGYTVRPPEARSKPKVSAFISANLDKIESLRPDLVLAFSDLQADIAAALVRRGMTVMVFNQRSVAEILQMIRALGGLVGCPGEAECLAGELESGIAAIRRSAGVFPRRLRVFFEEWDAPLISGIRWVEELVSIAGGDPVFPELARAALARDRIVESEEVVRRDPEVVFASWCGKKVRKTRICDRPGWNTVSAVRHGRIFEIKSTYILQPGPASLSEGLRQLHALLARSHGVEIERELAPLERLDVELTAMPRA comes from the coding sequence GTGAGCGGGTTCCCTGAAAGAATCGTCTGCCTGACGGAAGAGACGACCGAAACGCTCTATCGGCTCGGGCAAGGCGATCGGATCGTGGGCGTCTCCGGGTACACCGTTCGCCCGCCCGAGGCGCGTTCCAAGCCGAAGGTCTCAGCCTTCATCAGCGCGAACCTGGACAAGATCGAATCGCTTCGGCCCGATCTCGTGCTCGCGTTCTCGGACCTGCAGGCGGACATCGCCGCGGCGCTCGTTCGCCGCGGAATGACGGTCATGGTGTTCAACCAGCGATCGGTGGCCGAGATCCTTCAGATGATTCGCGCTCTCGGGGGACTCGTGGGTTGCCCCGGCGAGGCCGAGTGCCTTGCCGGCGAGCTGGAGTCCGGCATTGCAGCGATCCGACGCTCCGCCGGAGTCTTTCCAAGACGGCTCCGCGTCTTCTTCGAAGAATGGGACGCGCCTCTCATCTCGGGGATTCGGTGGGTCGAGGAGCTCGTCTCGATCGCCGGAGGCGATCCGGTTTTCCCGGAGCTCGCGCGCGCGGCTCTGGCACGCGATCGGATCGTCGAATCGGAGGAAGTCGTGCGCCGCGATCCGGAGGTCGTGTTCGCTTCGTGGTGCGGCAAGAAGGTCAGGAAGACGAGGATTTGCGATCGACCGGGATGGAACACCGTGAGCGCCGTGCGCCATGGCCGCATCTTCGAGATCAAATCGACCTACATCCTCCAGCCAGGGCCTGCATCCCTCTCGGAGGGACTCCGCCAATTGCACGCGTTGTTGGCGCGATCCCACGGGGTCGAGATCGAGCGCGAGCTCGCACCGCTCGAAAGGCTCGACGTGGAGCTGACGGCGATGCCTCGGGCCTAG
- a CDS encoding glycosyltransferase family 39 protein — protein MTRRGHLVTAGGVAAFLVAGTVFISGLGSLPLMEPDEGRNAEVAREMAERGSWLVPTLEGLPYLDKPAAYFDAVALSLRAFGNDAWAARLPSVVCGFATLALLYAFSLRVYEPVTAALVVIVAGTAPLFIAFSRIVIMDGALCACTTAAILAGFIAEAGAMPDRRWHAAGAAAAGLGTLVKGPVGTIVPALVLVAFFVADGRPRALRRVFAPVNVAIVLGLVLPWFLLLVRAHPEFARYGLVEESLNRFLTPAFHRGKPLWFFLPVFLATLMPWTVLLAPMAVAAWRERARLTSADRLLVAWALVVLVFFSLSRTKQPAYILSGVVAAAALVGRGLGYAWRRRDGRASHLVARTAIVLAGMALAGAAALGWLALRGSQDGPSAWLGLVWPQLVCALLLMALCGLLAWRERRVGFAVAAGCVVQIALFTVALPGAAAYARARSVEPLAESLARVPQQVEIAAYEGYPAGLSFYLDRTITLIGDDAHALPSNFVPYWLRRSAALPATIVSSAGREAWISSRGNEVLVLAPAAQREALASWLGDRGRVHPVGANWWGAFIAPRAGR, from the coding sequence ATGACTCGGAGAGGACATCTCGTCACGGCGGGCGGCGTCGCGGCGTTTCTCGTCGCAGGGACGGTGTTTATCTCGGGCCTCGGCTCGCTTCCGCTCATGGAGCCGGACGAGGGCCGGAACGCCGAGGTGGCGCGCGAGATGGCGGAGCGCGGCTCGTGGCTCGTGCCGACCCTCGAAGGGCTACCGTACCTGGACAAGCCGGCGGCGTACTTCGACGCCGTTGCCCTCTCCCTGCGGGCGTTCGGCAACGATGCCTGGGCCGCGCGCCTCCCCTCCGTCGTCTGCGGCTTCGCGACGCTGGCGCTGCTCTACGCGTTCTCGCTGCGCGTCTACGAGCCGGTCACCGCCGCGCTCGTGGTGATCGTCGCGGGCACGGCGCCTCTGTTTATCGCATTCTCACGCATCGTGATCATGGACGGCGCCTTGTGCGCGTGCACGACCGCGGCGATTCTGGCCGGGTTCATCGCGGAAGCCGGGGCCATGCCCGACCGGCGCTGGCACGCCGCCGGTGCCGCCGCCGCGGGGCTCGGTACGCTGGTCAAGGGCCCCGTCGGTACGATCGTCCCAGCGCTTGTGCTCGTCGCGTTCTTCGTCGCCGACGGACGGCCCCGCGCGCTGCGGCGAGTGTTCGCACCGGTGAACGTCGCGATCGTCCTCGGCCTCGTACTTCCGTGGTTTCTCCTGCTCGTCCGGGCGCACCCGGAATTCGCGCGCTACGGTCTCGTGGAGGAGTCGCTCAACCGGTTCTTGACCCCGGCGTTCCATCGGGGCAAGCCGCTCTGGTTCTTCTTGCCGGTCTTCCTCGCGACGCTCATGCCGTGGACGGTCCTGCTCGCTCCCATGGCAGTCGCCGCGTGGCGCGAGCGCGCCCGGCTGACCTCTGCCGATCGACTGCTCGTCGCTTGGGCGCTCGTCGTCCTCGTGTTCTTCTCCCTCTCGCGTACGAAGCAACCCGCGTACATCCTCTCCGGCGTCGTCGCGGCCGCAGCGCTCGTCGGCCGCGGGCTCGGCTACGCGTGGCGTCGCCGTGATGGGCGCGCGTCGCACCTCGTCGCGCGGACCGCGATCGTTCTCGCGGGGATGGCGCTCGCCGGGGCCGCCGCGCTCGGGTGGCTCGCGCTGCGGGGCTCGCAAGACGGCCCAAGCGCGTGGCTCGGCCTCGTGTGGCCGCAGCTCGTGTGCGCCCTCCTCCTGATGGCGCTCTGCGGGCTCCTCGCGTGGCGCGAGCGGCGCGTCGGGTTCGCCGTCGCCGCCGGATGTGTCGTACAGATCGCGCTGTTCACGGTAGCGCTTCCGGGTGCTGCTGCCTATGCGCGCGCTCGCTCGGTCGAGCCCCTGGCGGAGAGCCTCGCCCGCGTCCCGCAACAGGTCGAGATCGCGGCGTACGAAGGCTACCCAGCCGGCCTCTCGTTCTACCTCGACCGGACGATCACCCTGATCGGCGACGATGCGCATGCTCTCCCGAGCAACTTCGTGCCCTACTGGCTCAGGCGGTCTGCCGCGCTCCCGGCGACGATCGTAAGCTCCGCGGGGCGCGAAGCGTGGATCTCCTCGCGCGGTAACGAAGTCCTGGTCCTGGCGCCGGCGGCCCAGCGCGAGGCGCTCGCGTCGTGGCTCGGTGACCGCGGACGCGTCCATCCCGTCGGCGCGAACTGGTGGGGCGCGTTCATCGCCCCGCGCGCAGGCCGCTGA
- a CDS encoding endonuclease/exonuclease/phosphatase family protein, whose protein sequence is MSSLRIVAYNFLAGGSRKRAGHWSRLIRDLKADLLLVQECRRPEEAPNERFRPAGEDALVWGRAGRSLWGSAILARSARLSPIAVAGYDGWIVGGTLESATWTNGRPVRAFSVHCPVGDRGYVRTMHEILDRLAPLAAGADLILGGDFNVVVGYRRPEESRTISRGERGILERLAGEFDLISCWQAANPTRALAQTLRWSANRATPYHCDGIFVPRSWMERLTSCRVVRGSRWDELSDHNPVIANFS, encoded by the coding sequence ATGTCGTCCCTTCGCATCGTCGCGTACAACTTCCTCGCTGGAGGCAGCAGGAAGCGCGCCGGACACTGGTCGCGACTGATCCGCGATCTGAAGGCCGATCTGCTGCTGGTCCAGGAGTGTCGCCGCCCCGAGGAGGCTCCGAACGAGAGGTTCCGGCCTGCCGGGGAGGATGCTTTGGTCTGGGGTCGGGCGGGCAGGTCGCTGTGGGGCAGCGCCATCTTGGCCCGCTCCGCGCGACTATCGCCGATTGCGGTTGCCGGCTACGACGGCTGGATCGTGGGCGGCACGCTCGAGAGCGCGACGTGGACGAACGGCAGGCCGGTCCGGGCGTTCAGCGTTCATTGTCCGGTGGGAGACCGCGGGTACGTGCGCACGATGCACGAGATCCTCGACCGTCTGGCTCCCTTGGCGGCCGGGGCCGATCTGATTCTGGGAGGCGACTTCAACGTCGTCGTCGGATACCGCCGTCCCGAAGAGAGCCGCACGATCAGCCGCGGTGAGCGCGGCATCCTGGAGAGGCTTGCGGGGGAATTCGATCTGATCAGCTGCTGGCAGGCCGCGAATCCCACGCGCGCCCTCGCGCAAACCTTGAGGTGGAGCGCCAATCGCGCCACGCCCTATCACTGCGACGGAATCTTCGTCCCCCGGTCGTGGATGGAACGTCTCACATCGTGCCGCGTCGTCCGAGGCTCTCGCTGGGACGAGCTCAGCGACCACAACCCGGTGATCGCGAATTTTTCATGA
- a CDS encoding glycosyltransferase family 4 protein, with product MGRHMVVERTSGAAQDDASMPDAQSVRPLRIVQVNSLLSGGGVDNQTLQLSAGLAALGQEVTLVIPEESRWAPLARGLGGVRVVWLPGRTNRPVGVGRALASLVRSFDADVVHAHQGRDYWPAVLAARTSGRNTRAVVTRHLMKRPRALSRWLLLRTADVIAVSRAVEEVLRRDLIGPSDRLHVVHGGIETDRFAPSPAGLRRELRSRFGWGERDVVFGVIGVFNHPRGKGQMEFLAAAREVHAAFPEARFAIVGRGSMEADLRERIRTSSLDGIATMVPFMDDVAGVMNALDVVVHPAVGTEALGIVLWEALANGKPVIASRLDGIPEAFEDGRHGLLVPPGDVAALARAMEDLARDPQARRTLGEAGRAHVLARFTRSESARRVLGIYRRICAGRL from the coding sequence ATGGGACGACACATGGTCGTCGAGCGAACGTCGGGTGCGGCGCAGGACGATGCGAGCATGCCCGATGCCCAGAGCGTGCGTCCCTTGCGCATCGTCCAGGTCAATTCGCTCCTCAGCGGCGGCGGCGTGGACAACCAGACGCTCCAGCTGTCCGCCGGGCTCGCCGCGCTCGGCCAAGAGGTCACTCTCGTCATCCCCGAGGAGAGCCGTTGGGCACCGCTCGCGCGAGGGCTCGGAGGAGTGCGCGTGGTGTGGCTTCCCGGTCGGACGAACCGGCCCGTGGGCGTGGGGCGCGCGCTCGCCTCGCTCGTCCGCTCTTTCGACGCGGACGTCGTGCACGCACATCAAGGGCGCGACTACTGGCCTGCGGTTCTCGCCGCGCGAACCTCCGGACGGAACACGCGCGCGGTTGTCACCCGCCACCTCATGAAGCGGCCTCGGGCCTTGAGCCGGTGGCTGCTGCTGCGGACGGCGGACGTCATCGCGGTCTCACGGGCGGTCGAGGAGGTCCTCAGGCGCGATCTCATCGGACCCTCCGATCGGCTGCACGTCGTGCACGGCGGCATCGAGACCGACCGATTCGCGCCGTCACCGGCCGGGCTTCGCCGCGAGCTGCGTTCCCGCTTCGGGTGGGGCGAGCGGGACGTCGTCTTCGGAGTGATTGGAGTCTTCAACCATCCGCGCGGGAAGGGCCAGATGGAATTCCTCGCCGCAGCGCGGGAGGTTCACGCCGCCTTCCCGGAGGCGCGCTTCGCGATCGTCGGGCGGGGCTCGATGGAGGCCGATCTTCGGGAGCGGATCCGCACGTCCTCGCTCGACGGCATCGCGACGATGGTCCCGTTCATGGACGATGTCGCCGGTGTCATGAACGCACTTGACGTCGTGGTTCACCCCGCGGTCGGCACCGAGGCGCTCGGGATCGTGCTCTGGGAAGCGCTCGCGAACGGGAAGCCGGTCATCGCCTCGCGGCTCGACGGCATTCCCGAGGCGTTCGAGGACGGACGGCACGGCCTTCTGGTGCCGCCCGGAGACGTCGCGGCCCTCGCCCGCGCCATGGAGGACTTGGCGCGTGATCCGCAGGCGCGGCGCACGCTCGGGGAGGCCGGGCGGGCGCACGTGCTCGCCCGATTCACGCGCTCGGAGTCGGCCCGGCGAGTCCTCGGCATCTACCGCCGAATCTGCGCGGGGCGGCTCTAG